TATGCAAAAAACCTAAAAACAAACTTCAAAGTTGGCGACAAGGTGGAAATCAAGATAGACCTCTCTGTTCCCATTGAGAAGTTAAAAGCTGCAGCATCCGGCAATACCTTTTTGTTAAAAGACGGCAAAATACCATCTTTTACACATGAGATTGCAGGTAGGCATCCGCGCTCTGCAATTGGCATTGATAAAACTGGTCGGTATCTTTATCTTGTTGCAGTTGATGGCCGAAATGGAAAGAGTATTGGCCTTTCACAGGGTGAACTTGCAAGGTTTTTGCAGTCAATTGGCGTGTGGACAGCCATAAACCTTGATGGCGGGTATTCCACACAGCTTATTGCCAAGGACAATGATGGAAACCTCAAAGCCTTTTACAACACAGGTGAGACCAGAAAAGTCTTTGATTCAATAGCAGCTTTTTACAAATACAGAGATGATAAAATTTCCACATTTTATATAGACTGTCCTGATAAGGTTTTTGCAGACGAAGAGTATCCCATAAAGGTTTTTGCAAAGGACAGGTTCTACAACACAATCACATACGATGCTGTATATTTGAAGGTATACCAGGATGCCTATGAGATAGACATAAAAGATGGTTTATTTATACCTTACAAAGATGGTCTTGTTACAATATCTTGTGTTTATGAAGATATGTACCAAAAAGCTTTTGCCCAAAAAAAGATTTCAGTCTACAAGCCAGAGATTTTGATCACAAGCAAAAAGCAGCTTTATCTTTTGCCCGGTGAGTCTGTAGCGCTGAGGTTTTTTATTAAAGATAAGGTTGGTCACTTTAAAGAGATAGACCCAAGAAAAGTTCAAGTAGAAGAAAATCCAGCTTTTGAGTTCAAAGACGGAAGTTTCACAGCAAAATCTGACTTCCGAGGCTTTGTAACATTTACTTACAAAGATTTAAAATGCAGTATACCAGTTGGGATAGGTGAGACTTTACAGCTTCTTCGGTCGTTTGACTATCTTGCTTTGAGCTGGCCAAAAGGTGTTTCAATGTTTCTTTCATCTAAGAACAAAACACAGGGAAAATATTCAAACAAGATATACTTCAGCGTCTCATCAACAAAAGGCAAAAGTTTTAAGCTCAACTTTAAAACTCCTGTCGACCTTACAAATATAAGTAAAATTTCATTTGACCTTTGCGCAAAGAATGTCAAAGTCTATCTTGGTTTTAAAATGTTAAATGGCATGCAAAAAGAGGTTGAGATTTCGCAGCTTAAAGTCGACAATTTTAAAAGCTATTCCTTGAATGTAGAGAGTTACAAAACCTTAGATTATATTTTTCTTATTCCTCAAAAGACGCAAGGTTATATCTGGATTGACAATCTTACAGGCAATGTTGTGAATTTACCACCTGTTGAAAATATCAACCAGTATGTTGCAAAGTTCGATAGTAACCTTGCAAAATCATCTGTTATCTTTCTGACAAAGAGTTTTGAAAACCTGCCAAGTGACACAAAGAAAAAAGTAGAATCTAATCTTGGCAGCTATTTGAAATGCTACAGTCTTGAAAAGTACAATCCTCCATACGAAAAGAATGAAAAGTTCAACATAGTATTTTTAAGAACCAAAAGCGGTTCAATTTTGGACTTTTCGTTCTATCAATGGATGAGGATTAAAAATCTATCAACTGAGAAAAAATCTATGATTGTTGTTTTGGACATTCCCTTTGAAAGCCTCAGACAAGATGAAAAAGATATACTCATAAGACTTTTAAAATCAAGAAAATCACCCTCAATGATTATCTGCACTACAAGTGATTATACCCGTGTAGAAAGATACGATACTCTTTACATCGGATATGCATTATCAAACGATCTTTTAGCAAAATCAAGTACGAAAAGTGTAAACCTTGCATGTGATGTTGAAAAAGGGTATATTTACCTTGCAAGAGGGTATTAAAACACAAAAAGGTCCAAGACTTAGCGTTTGGACCTTTTTGGTTTAAAGTATAATACAAATAAGCCCGCCACTTCCCTCATTTATAATTTTTTGCAATGTTTCTTTCAACTTTGCTTGAGCATCTTCTGGCATTCTGTATAGCTTGTTTTGCAAGCCTTCCTTAACAAGCTCGTGCAGAGATTTTCCAAATATATTGGACTCCCAAATCTTTTTTGGGTCATCTTCAAACTCTCTCATCAAAAAGTTTACAAGCTCTTCACTTTGTTTTTCTGTTCCAACAATTGGTGATACCTCTGTTTCAACCTCAACTCTTATAATGTGAAGAGAGGGAGCTGATGCCTTTAGTCTTACACCAAAACTATTTCCTCTTTTGACTATCTCAGGAGTTTCAAGCTTAAGTTCGTTTAAGGATGGTG
The sequence above is drawn from the Caldicellulosiruptor bescii DSM 6725 genome and encodes:
- a CDS encoding phosphodiester glycosidase family protein — encoded protein: MKRFLSFISFATILSIVLSAFAKPYTEILRFKTIQQIAPRTYYEKYELLTDEGFVDINCIKLDLIDGGFYFDVLKASVANTGDFVYNMVYNQIDKNPVAAINANFFYTNTKTDYNKIWPIGISVSDGKILSSPNNKQNTFPAFMYTNASEILFDYINGLSYKLVNLDSGYEFKIAHINKFTGDLTYPILFTGDYVQKTIGNKYKGIVELIIKDGIIKDIREEDQAVALDKDEYLLAATGNYAKNLKTNFKVGDKVEIKIDLSVPIEKLKAAASGNTFLLKDGKIPSFTHEIAGRHPRSAIGIDKTGRYLYLVAVDGRNGKSIGLSQGELARFLQSIGVWTAINLDGGYSTQLIAKDNDGNLKAFYNTGETRKVFDSIAAFYKYRDDKISTFYIDCPDKVFADEEYPIKVFAKDRFYNTITYDAVYLKVYQDAYEIDIKDGLFIPYKDGLVTISCVYEDMYQKAFAQKKISVYKPEILITSKKQLYLLPGESVALRFFIKDKVGHFKEIDPRKVQVEENPAFEFKDGSFTAKSDFRGFVTFTYKDLKCSIPVGIGETLQLLRSFDYLALSWPKGVSMFLSSKNKTQGKYSNKIYFSVSSTKGKSFKLNFKTPVDLTNISKISFDLCAKNVKVYLGFKMLNGMQKEVEISQLKVDNFKSYSLNVESYKTLDYIFLIPQKTQGYIWIDNLTGNVVNLPPVENINQYVAKFDSNLAKSSVIFLTKSFENLPSDTKKKVESNLGSYLKCYSLEKYNPPYEKNEKFNIVFLRTKSGSILDFSFYQWMRIKNLSTEKKSMIVVLDIPFESLRQDEKDILIRLLKSRKSPSMIICTTSDYTRVERYDTLYIGYALSNDLLAKSSTKSVNLACDVEKGYIYLARGY